The genomic stretch AATGCCAAGCACTGCAACACAGCATTTGCATAACAACTGCAAGGAAAAGAGGGCTTGTGTCATAGAAaaccatacaaaaaaaaaataattactgaAGAGAGAACTCTCAGCAATGAGATCAACATTACTTCATATTTGAAAGAGAATCTTTCATCAATCCTCCACAACTTTCTTGAAAGAGATGCACTTACAGAtcaaacaaattcaaaaccttCAGCTAAATGGACGAAATCAATAATTCCAGACATGATTTTGTAGATTGACCTTCACTGGAAGCTAATCACATATAATCAAGCCGCACAGGAAGATGCGAATTGATTTGTTCAAGCAGAATGTTGTCCACTCTTATCCTGAAATTTAGGGTTGCACAGAACAATCTACTTTGCCTACTTGGTGTTTACAAAGTGCAACTATATATCGTATAGTTACTTGATATGAAAGAGTTAGGAGTCATCGTCAGTAAAGACGTAACATTGATGTCAAGCCCTCAGCTGCGTTTGGTTGCCAAAACAAGGATTATGATAGGATCAGAAGTACGGAGGTATTTGTTCcatcctatttttttgtttggtgaaCCATAGGATCAGGTGGCAGATGTAATTGTCAAATTGACAATTCAAATAATGTACTTTAATAAGTAAAaatcctgaaaaataaaaataagagtcGCGGAGTGTGGTCGCTGGACTACTGTTGCTGAACCATCATTAGTGCGGAGGTCCAGCCCACACATCAGGGACCACCACCAACGTGGTCACCTGTCTGCGGTGACCACTGTGGTGGTGGTTGGGTCTATCGCAGTGGTTGCAAGTGACCACCATGACGCAGAGAAAAGTACAGAGCGAGATCCAGACCTCAATCTGGATCTTCCTGCACAAGGCTGCCACTTTTATGGTCGTCGCCTATCAATTGCGACCACCGTGATGGTGGTCTCGAGGAGCTGAACAGAAACAGATAGGCGGGGGTTGTAGAGTCAATCTTGGGGCTAAGATCTTAAGTAACCACTGCGACGGTGGTCGTCTGATGGTCCAACAAGGAcaagaaatcaatgcaaaaatctATATAGCAACCAAGATTATCAGAACCAAGCATCATGGATCATCAAATCTCTTAGCTGTCTTCAAAGAGCTGGAGAGATACCATTACCTATTCCCACAGTTTATTAGGCCACGGGGATGAAATTCCACACCTTTCCATGTATAGAGTGTGACAAATAACTCATATGGAAAAATACCCTGCAAAAGGAACAAATAAATGCACATTCAACAAAAACACTTTGGCATGAAAAAGGACAATATTTGGCCCACGAAGAAGCAACAAGAAAAAGGTTGCAATATAATGAAAAACCTTGTCATTGCATCTTCCAGGTATATCACTCCCAACTCCTAATCGGTGGTGCTTTGACATCACCGATCCTTTAAATTGATCTAGGACTCTCCATACTGAAGTTTTCAAGCCATTTTTAGTGGTTGGAAGACGAGCGGCAACATGAGAGGACAAAGGAGCATGTGTTTGACCTTCACAATCTTTGTCAAATTTGGCACGTGAAGTTGAATGCAAATCAGACCCAGAAAATCCATGAACATCAAGATCAGAAGGCAATATGCACCCGGCATCACTGCACTTTGATTTATGAGCATCCACTTTTGAAGAAGGCACCGTCTTGCTAGAAGGTACGTCGGCCTTCACAGAGCTTAAAGACTCATCGGCACTAAATTTCGACACATGTGAATCACTGCAACCTTCATCAGCAACATGACTGGGCCATTCACTTTTTGTGGACGATTTAGGGGCACTTAAACCATCTGCATTTGGCTTTTCAGATAAAGCAGATCTACTCTCAGGTTTCTTAGCTGACATCTCAAAATCTTGCCGATTGATGGGACGAAGAGTATCGTTGGACAAATTGAAAGAAAACCTAAGAGTAGATCCAGAATCAGGTTTCCCACAAGCACCAATTTTGCTGATACTGGAAGGAGAAGATTCATCACGAACGACATTTCTTGGATGGTTCAGAGTATTCCAGAAGCCAGACGGGTGTCTAGATGGCTCAGCCATTGAATCTTCGTGCAAGCCACTACAGCCCGAATTTGAATGACTGCTTGACGTGCACAGGACTtgatcatcaaaacaaccgctCTTACTTTTGTACAATTTACTTGAACTTCTGAAACTCCCAAGAGAATCAACCAAACTAGCAAATTTAGGAGAAAGTGGCTCAGCTTGTCCCTTGATCTCGATACCACCAGTGCTTGATATCTTATGCGCAATATCAGATGATAAAGGTTCCTCTAACCTCCCAGAACCATCTGAATTAATGCTTTCACAGCCAGAAGTATCATCCGAGGAATCGCTATTTGTAGCGGAGGAGGAAAATCCAGAGGATGCATCAGAAGATTCAGAAGAATAATTTACATCATGAAGCTCAACTGAGATCTTATCATCCTTAGCACGTAATAATTCAGAGCAGCTGGATTGAGCCCTCACACATTCATCACTGAATGATACATTTGGCTTAGCACACTGCTTTGCCTTGCTCTCAAATGTCTCTCCATAATATGTTTCCTGTCTTGACCTATTATCCTTCCCATCAAAATCGCTCCCTGCCTCCACGGGACGACATTCTTCCTTATGACCTTGTCGCCAGTGTATAATTTGGCACTTGCCAGAACTAAGTCATGGAGATGCTGAAATTAGTATTTGGAGAAGAGCCAGATAACTTATACAAAACAAGCATGAGAATTTAGACCCAAGCAATATATGAGAAGTTAGACACTAGCAAAGAGATAGAAGGAAATAATCTATGTTTGCAAACTTATCATCACTGCTCAAAAATCAGGAAGATGGAAATAAAGACCATGAGACATCTGTCTCTAAGACGTGAGCTGTTTCCTCGTGATACTGGTACTAAACTTCACATAGTTATTAATACTTCTCTCTGTTACTTCGCCTCAAACAAATTGTGGACTAAGGACCAACTTCAAGTTTgataaaatacaaaaagttcATATTACTTCAGCTCATGAACCACCTCTTCAGCTCTAGCAAGAGATTATATGTATGTCAAGGCAAAATATCATTCGACTTGTGATGGCATATCAATCCTCACGCCACCAGTATAGCATATCCCAAAAGTTTGTATTTTGCAACATGTCAACACAACGACAACCTTAATCATGATGACAACACGTGCATTGAACtcataaatgcaaaattgcACATCAGTCAAGCATCCAACTCAAGAATGTTACACTTCTGGCACAGGATTAAACAACACAACGAAATGGTTTTTTGAGTGTTTGAATGCCACAATGTTCCCCAGGTTGTTACCAGCGCAATTAAAAAGATGTCCAAAAGTAACTCTGACCTTTCCTCAAATCCGTAAGAATAGCTAATGCTTATCTTTTCCAAGCTGCTATGTATAAAGTTTCTTTCAGTCAACAAGGCAAACAAAGAAGGTCTTCAGGACAAACGCTTCAAGCGCTAAATGGCTTTAAAAATTGCATTCTGTGGAAAGCTAAAGAATTTCTTAATGTGATTAAGACCCTTAGTTTCCAATCAATTCCTGGAATGCCAAGGGAGCCCAATAGCAACGGTGAAGCAGGTTCCATTTATCCCTTTGTTGATCATTCACACTCTCGAAAGCTAGCAACGACAAACTTGCGACACCCTATTTGAACGCTCATGACATACAATAAAGTGATATCCTAAGCAAAAGCGTACCAGTATCTCACGGCTTTGCACCGAGCACAGCGGGTCGTGGTGGGGCAATAGCAAACAGCACAGTAGTAACCCTGCGAAGCAGGAGGCGACGGGTTTCCGTAGCTCGCGGAGGCTTCAATCTCGGCTCTCGCGGCTTCCTCGGAAGCCAAAACGAGAAGTCGCTTGATCTCCTCGCTCTTGGCCGCCGCGAGGCTCCATTTTCGCCGGACGAAGAACCCGAGCACCGGCAACGCGAAGCAGACCACCAGGACCAGGCTCGAAAACCCTAGATCCCCAGCTACAAGCATCTATCCAGCCCCAAAAAGCATCTAGCGAAGTCCACAGGCCGTAATCTACTGATCCGATCACCATACATAGATTCTCCGACCTGCGTGGACTACGAAAGACGAGCGAGATCGGTCGATCCCAGCTCGATTGGCGCAGCGGGAAGAAGTTCCAGCTCCGGCGAATCGAAGAGTTCGGGAATTGCGAATCCGTGCAAGCAAAGAATGCGGATTCTCCCCCGGTGGATTGAGGAGGAAGTTGAAGGTAGCCAAGAAACTGGAAAAGCTCGCGAAATCGCACGACGGACGCGAATCTTGTTGCAGAGACGGAGAACTTTGGAATTCTACGAGCgacacggagagagagagagagagagagagagagaagatgcgGAAATTAGATTCGAGTTagataatgttttttcttttttttttattagttttttattCTGTTTGTACGTTAGGACAAAGGGAAGTTGAGATGGGTTGCCGGtggaaaaaggtcaaaaaaaaaaaaagaggaatttTTTAATGTAACGGATGGATTATGTAATAATGATAAAGTGGTCCAAATGGCTAATCATTTCTACCCTTTGTATGAATTATTCGAATTATAATGTTTAATAAAGAAAAGACATTGTATTTTTATATTGATTATGCCGTAAATAgtatgaaaattcatttttttttgtttgattagaTTAAAAATGTGATCGGACACTCGATTAACCTAATCTTTTCAACGTAAAAACGTCGGCGAGAGAGACTTTTTTTCCTCGTAGACAATCAAAAAGTACGAGAAGTTTACGAAATTGGCTCACGTACGTAAAGAAAAGGTACGAAGAGATCGGAACTTCGATTCGAGAAAGCAAATGACTTTTTGCACATTATAGAAATTACAAATAATATGATTTGACGGTTCTAGAAATgtttaaatttaaaatctaaGTACGTATCATCGTAATACAAGCTATTTGTTGCCATTCGAAGTATCGATGGCATGAGCGAGTGGGCATATATACACTAAGTGAGTCGAACCACGGACACCCAATGGAGGATGAGAGAGCATTTCGATGTAATAAGATATTGTGTTGTGCATTTATACGATGTTTTATTTTAATAAGTGCGAAAATCCCATACAAAATGAATGTTATTTggtaaaagttttttttttttgtgtgtgtgtgtgtgttatgcACATCTCGGCTGTTAAAAGGCGTGTGCGCCGTGGGATATATATTCGACTCCTATGGTTGAGATCAAAGTTGATTCAATGCACCGGATGCTTGTAAGGCATGCCTCGGGGGAATTTGGCCTTTTTCATCTTGACGTGCATACGAGGCCCGGAATCTGACCGGTTCGGTTCGGCTTAATGCATGTGGGTTGGAATCGGACGCAAAGTGACGGACGGTTAAGATTGGATCTGGAGATTTGGTCGGGACCGAGATTGGACGGAGGAGATGGATGATGGGCTGGGACTCCAAGTTGACGGTAGGTAAGGCAAGATGGGAGATGATGATGGCTGACCTAACTTTTGAGTATGCATCCCTCATTTTAATCATGAGGACATCAGTCTTGGGAAAAAGGATTCTGGCCCCGTATAGCaagtcaattcttttttttttttccacataaaTCAATAAATCAAAAGAGAATTTTATGGACAATATTTGGATTTATATTACATAAATACCCATATGTATGTATCTTTACAAGAACCATACAGAACAAAAATCAAGAATGAATGAGGGAATGTATAGCTATAATCAAAACGTGATTATTTTCGGTCTACTAAAATATGTATAATTTTTACCGTCAGGCAGCCGTAATTTTATTGGAAAAACAATGATTGAGAGCTTGTTTGTTTATGATTAATAAAAGAAACTTTCGTGCCAGAATTTTAAGTATCATTTAAGTtttaaattttgagatttatcAAGTAAAAACAAATTTCGTTATTTCTATCTTGTGCAAGTATTAAGTGGTTTTGCTAGAGGAAGAGAAAATCACAGTGAGTCAGTCACGAGATTTTCTATTAATtcggaaattaagaaaaatgtcAATTCAGACAGATCccgagttaaaaaaaattcaaatacgTCCATCAAACTAAACAGctaaagaggggaaaaaaaaacaataaataccACTCAGAAGACATAATCACACTGAGATACGACACAATATTGCACATGTGTAATACTTAGTGAACAAAGATTTGTCGATGTTAGAAAAGGTAAAAGGAATTGGATCGATATTACTTCTCAAGCAAGTTTAGAGAGTTTGCAACCATCTGCTTGAGCACATGAACTATGAGATAATTGAGGGAGGACACCTTAATCTTACGTTGATAGCCCGGACTATATTACGAAAAACTTGCATAAGGTGAAGCATCTCGTGGACTCTAAACAAAGTATAAATCTACCATCATCTTGTCCGTTTTAATAAACGTAGTGATAGCTCCCATGCAGGGCACGTACGATCGAATGCATGCGCAAGATTTTATAGCTCTAGGCAACGTTGAGAAGCCACGAAAAGGTTGAAAAGCATCATATTCTATGACGAGTATAATAATCTTCACGCTGACAACACATAAAATTAGATCTAGGCCAGGTGAGAACTTGTGAATTTGGTGAACTCTATGTCCAGCAGGAAAGTAGGAGACGACCAAAGGCAGGCCAAGTCGAAATAAAGTTTGATGTTGGCGTGCAGACATTTACGTCTAGGGGGAGGACGCATGTCCTTTTGTGTATTAAAAAGCAATTTCACCTCGAGAAGGacgaaaaaaattatgtataaTATCGAGTTTTGACTATGATGTATGGAATCTTTCCTGGGCAGACTCTATATGATGCATGAATTAGGGAGAAGACATATAACATAGAGCACTGCTCAAAGATGGAAAAAACATGTCAACAGTTTCCATGGCCAGAACAGGAAAAAATCGAATACGTTAAGTTGATTCAAGTAGTGTGCACTTAGACAGATTCTACATCAAAAGGGAGCAAAACCAAGCGAGATTTCTCTGGAGATGAATGATGGTACCTTTAATACTTGAATTGGACCTGCAGTTTCCCAAAGGGGCCGGCCTAAGACTTCCATATTGCCTTCCGCTTTTGGGAGATAACATTCCCGGTCTTCACCTTCTCCTAAAATGTTGACATGGATCCTAACCTCGTGGTGTAGGCGTCCTACTTCCTCGTGTCAGTGCCCACAAACAAATGCCCAGTTAAACTTGGATGTTAATGAAAGCAGCGAGTTTGGCACCATGTTATCAGACAATAACACTCCATCATCTAGGACCTGTCCTCGAAGCGACGTCTGATTCCGAATTTCTGCTTGCGTTTTGTGATGGCTGGCCTTCTAATCTTGTTCCTCCGTCGGCATCCTGACTAGTTATATTCTTGTATTTCTCACGATTCAGCGAATTATTTTCTCTTCCCAACCAGTCTCTTGGGTCCTGGATTGGTCTAGAAGAACCATCTGATTCTATACCAGGGATCTCTTCAGATTGAGATTCCGATGCTCTACCTTTTTCTAGAACCTCAAAGGCTGGAGAGGAACCTCGACCTTTGTCCATGTTCTGGAGCTCATTGGCAATCTGAGTACGCCGCTCTTTTAAGAAGTTCAATCGAGTAGTCAACTTTGACAATGCGGAAGTTGTCGAGTTAGGTCCCTGCTCATTCATAGACAAAAAACGAAAACAGCGAGATTGGAAAGAATTGGAGGAATGCTGATTACTCTATCTAGTTTCACATTCTAGACTACATATACATCCTATCCTATTTCTATCAGAACAAACGCAAAAAGGAACGAACAAAGAGGCAACAACACAACTATCAACAAAGAAGCAGCACAACTGGagtgcttcaaaaatcaaattttgacaaTGTCTGATTTCTGCCTAGCTCATTTTGCAAGCATACGATCCAAGTTAAACTGCTTAACATCTCTTTTGTTAGGAGAGAAGTGCACTTTGGCTCTTGTCGAAGGTTAATCCCTTCTTAGGCAAATGAGTTGTGATGAATATAATCAGCTAAACAGACAGAATCTAGTTATACACAAATTTGACACGACAggtatttttgaagaaaaaagcgCTTTTGCGATAGTTGGCATAACGCTAGGCATGCACTgtgatttatcttgatttttttcctaCGAGAAGCTTGGCAGCAAAAGTAAACTCGCCATATAAGTTGCTAAGATCTACCTCGTTCCTTGTACCAGACCTCTTTGATGACACTGGAGCAAGAGGCCTTCCTGCTGCCGAATCTGCAGCTTGAGAATAGGCTGGCTGACCCAAGGACCTAGATCGGCTGTTATATGCTGAATCTGGCTGCTGACTTAAAGGTTGATGTATATTTGATGAAGATGTCAACTCTTCCATCTCATTCTCAGTATGGATGCCATCCAAACTCGAGTCCTTTCATGGAAAACATCCAAAAGGTAGGGGGTCATGTTGTTGGTCCAcccaagaaaattacaaaataaaatgagaaacatTCTAAAGAATTGGGAGAATTCCACGAGCGTTTGGAGATTTAATAGTCATAGGTAGATTGTCGTCCGACCCCAAGATCGTATAATAAGAAACTTTTGTTTATAATTATCCATCCCTTGTGCAACTCACGAAGCTGATCGTTCTTTATATGTATTTAGGCAAAGATCTTTGAAGAGAAATACACACAAGTACAGAGACAGACACAAAGAGGTGAACATACCTTTGTGGATGTTGACCTTCCAGCAAGATATGAACTCTCTGGATTCTTAATGTCGCCCTGTGTATTCCTCCTGTTCCATAAGAAATGAAAGTAAGCAAAAGTCAAAGACAAGAAGAGACAAGTACGTTCGTATGTGTGCATGTAGTGTAAAATGACGGTCCTATATAATTCATGTCTTCTTAATCAGACTTCTTTGAGGTaaactaaaaaaacaaaaacaaaattcaagcaTCAACTTTTTCTAGAAACtggcaaaaatgaaagaaggtCATTCATGTAGACACTTCTATTTCGAAGTTTAACACTAATAGCACTTCTAGACGCTAATGCAATAGCAGAGCGATTAAAGAATTGGCAATCATACAATTTCACACCGTCATCTCCACTTTTATATTGTTGATCGCCTAAATCTTGCATTGAATGATAGTTCTTTTCGCGTTCTTTGTTAAGCTCTACTCCAAGATCATCAGCCTTTTGCTTCAAATTGGTGATGTCTGCCTCTGTCCGAGCTAAATCTTCAAGATCTGCCTTTGTCTACAAGATCCaaagttaaatgatttttccttttcttaaagCCACTTAGACTTCCCCTGTCACACACAAAAAGGGAACAT from Rhodamnia argentea isolate NSW1041297 chromosome 2, ASM2092103v1, whole genome shotgun sequence encodes the following:
- the LOC115739495 gene encoding ubiquitin carboxyl-terminal hydrolase 16-like isoform X1, whose translation is MLVAGDLGFSSLVLVVCFALPVLGFFVRRKWSLAAAKSEEIKRLLVLASEEAARAEIEASASYGNPSPPASQGYYCAVCYCPTTTRCARCKAVRYCSGKCQIIHWRQGHKEECRPVEAGSDFDGKDNRSRQETYYGETFESKAKQCAKPNVSFSDECVRAQSSCSELLRAKDDKISVELHDVNYSSESSDASSGFSSSATNSDSSDDTSGCESINSDGSGRLEEPLSSDIAHKISSTGGIEIKGQAEPLSPKFASLVDSLGSFRSSSKLYKSKSGCFDDQVLCTSSSHSNSGCSGLHEDSMAEPSRHPSGFWNTLNHPRNVVRDESSPSSISKIGACGKPDSGSTLRFSFNLSNDTLRPINRQDFEMSAKKPESRSALSEKPNADGLSAPKSSTKSEWPSHVADEGCSDSHVSKFSADESLSSVKADVPSSKTVPSSKVDAHKSKCSDAGCILPSDLDVHGFSGSDLHSTSRAKFDKDCEGQTHAPLSSHVAARLPTTKNGLKTSVWRVLDQFKGSVMSKHHRLGVGSDIPGRCNDKGIFPYELFVTLYTWKGVEFHPRGLINCGNSCYANAVLQCLAFTPPLTAYFLQGLHSKACFRKDWCFTCEFESLILRMNEGKSPISPIGIVSHLRNIGRQLGNGKEEDAHEFLRCAIDKMQSDCLLDSGKKVCRSKEEATLIGLTFGGYLRSKIQCTRCNGKSERHERMMDLTVEIGGDIRTLEEALRQFTSTETLDGENKYQCTRCNSYEKARKKLSVLEAPNILTIALKRFQSGKFGKLNKSIRFSEILDLSPFMKGTSDRSAVYRLYGVIVHLDIMNAAFSGHYVCYVKNMHNKWFKIDDSTVKPVELERVLTKGAYMLLYARCLPHAPRSLKHSITSADPRNKPMNFKSSGKSATPKSGLTNLRNNHHSSAFTNDSASAHSFDSDFNPLHRYHREDSLSDVSSLFSSNSDEGSCSTISTQDSPSYDDLSDYIFGDSGSNWRSSPWSNPSESGR
- the LOC115739495 gene encoding ubiquitin carboxyl-terminal hydrolase 16-like isoform X2, coding for MLVAGDLGFSSLVLVVCFALPVLGFFVRRKWSLAAAKSEEIKRLLVLASEEAARAEIEASASYGNPSPPASQGYYCAVCYCPTTTRCARCKAVRYCSGKCQIIHWRQGHKEECRPVEAGSDFDGKDNRSRQETYYGETFESKAKQCAKPNVSFSDECVRAQSSCSELLRAKDDKISVELHDVNYSSESSDASSGFSSSATNSDSSDDTSGCESINSDGSGRLEEPLSSDIAHKISSTGGIEIKGQAEPLSPKFASLVDSLGSFRSSSKLYKSKSGCFDDQVLCTSSSHSNSGCSGLHEDSMAEPSRHPSGFWNTLNHPRNVVRDESSPSSISKIGACGKPDSGSTLRFSFNLSNDTLRPINRQDFEMSAKKPESRSALSEKPNADGLSAPKSSTKSEWPSHVADEGCSDSHVSKFSADESLSSVKADVPSSKTVPSSKVDAHKSKCSDAGCILPSDLDVHGFSGSDLHSTSRAKFDKDCEGQTHAPLSSHVAARLPTTKNGLKTSVWRVLDQFKGSVMSKHHRLGVGSDIPGRCNDKGIFPYELFVTLYTWKGVEFHPRGLINCGNSCYANAVLQCLAFTPPLTAYFLQGLHSKACVRKDWCFTCEFESLILRMNEGKSPISPIGIVSHLRNIGRQLGNGKEEDAHEFLRCAIDKMQSDCLLDSGKKVCRSKEEATLIGLTFGGYLRSKIQCTRCNGKSERHERMMDLTVEIGGDIRTLEEALRQFTSTETLDGENKYQCTRCNSYEKARKKLSVLEAPNILTIALKRFQSGKFGKLNKSIRFSEILDLSPFMKGTSDRSAVYRLYGVIVHLDIMNAAFSGHYVCYVKNMHNKWFKIDDSTVKPVELERVLTKGAYMLLYARCLPHAPRSLKHSITSADPRNKPMNFKSSGKSATPKSGLTNLRNNHHSSAFTNDSASAHSFDSDFNPLHRYHREDSLSDVSSLFSSNSDEGSCSTISTQDSPSYDDLSDYIFGDSGSNWRSSPWSNPSESGR